TTATTGCCATTTGGTACAAATGCTCTCATTTCAATAATTTCAAAGCCTTTTTCACCTGGTTAAAAGAAGATAAAAGCCATTTATTTAAGTACTTGCCTTGCTATCAAAGGATGATTCATCTGATCAATATGCACCAATTGGCCCTACACGCTTTACATGTGGCGCTGATGAAAGACCAAACTACACAATATTTATGGATTGATTCAACAACTCTGCCAGTTTGTAAAAATCAACGGATTCAGCGTCATAAATCATTAGTCCAAATTGCATCACGTGGTAGAAGCTCAATGGGCTGGTTTTATGGCTGTAAATTACATATTGCGATGAATCAATTTGGTGAAATTGCCTGTTCTGCTTTATCGAATGGACATGTTGCTGACATAAAAATGGTTGAGCAATTGGTTGCTGGTATAGAAGCAAAACTTTACGGGGATCGAGGTTACATCAGCCAAGAATTAAAAATCAGATTGAAAGATCAAGGTATTGATTTAATTACTTATCATCGAAAGAATATGCAGGCTATTCAACTCTGTGCATCAGATGAATATCACCTAAGACAACGCAATAAGATAGAAACATTATTCAGTTTATTGAAGGGGCAATACAATTTAGTGACGAGTAAAGCACGTAGTATTCATGGATTTCTTGGAGGAATTTATGCCTCGCTATGCGCATATCAATTAACCCATCAAAATAAGCCAACAATTCAAATTAAGGAATCATCGGCTTAAGCAGGATCCGGGTTAATTAATATATTTTCCTGACCAATGGTTAAAACATCACCAAGTAATAAAGTAAATCAGCTCGAGCGAGTAAGTTTGAAATGTCTGTATGAAGGAAGAAGAGCAAAGGCAATGGTGAAATAAGAATCTTATTTAGAATGATAAAA
The DNA window shown above is from Acinetobacter colistiniresistens and carries:
- a CDS encoding IS982 family transposase — encoded protein: MFNSTELFCVIDDFFLKFESTYWEFLKQNCGSLRIRTAQLKISEICFIAIWYKCSHFNNFKAFFTWLKEDKSHLFKYLPCYQRMIHLINMHQLALHALHVALMKDQTTQYLWIDSTTLPVCKNQRIQRHKSLVQIASRGRSSMGWFYGCKLHIAMNQFGEIACSALSNGHVADIKMVEQLVAGIEAKLYGDRGYISQELKIRLKDQGIDLITYHRKNMQAIQLCASDEYHLRQRNKIETLFSLLKGQYNLVTSKARSIHGFLGGIYASLCAYQLTHQNKPTIQIKESSA